The following proteins are encoded in a genomic region of Xanthomonas cassavae CFBP 4642:
- a CDS encoding DUF3275 family protein produces the protein MATTTAHEPPSVSPIVVPGQLTLRTIRGRNGPFTVGRLATHLGVFEVKDPELEQYPEGKYDGEFIIRYIFPKSYPVGGGMRFEIRASLDGMTLHGIDKLSRDDARSFAPQDVDPLDEEPGAPATTPSAPAPGPSPAPKPAPERASRDPLIDTTPFGVEAPSAPATEAATASGADSEDAALFGVLWPLGESVKLDSTIDRRTLRTQIARLGALGYALDFRSQEWQRPPEPQAA, from the coding sequence ATGGCAACCACCACGGCACACGAGCCACCATCGGTGTCGCCCATCGTCGTCCCAGGCCAGCTCACGCTGCGCACCATCCGCGGCCGCAATGGCCCCTTCACCGTCGGCCGGCTCGCCACGCACCTCGGCGTGTTCGAGGTCAAGGATCCGGAGCTGGAGCAATACCCGGAGGGAAAATACGACGGGGAATTCATCATCCGCTACATCTTCCCCAAGTCCTACCCGGTCGGCGGCGGCATGCGATTCGAGATCCGCGCCAGCCTGGACGGCATGACGCTTCACGGCATCGACAAGCTCAGTCGCGACGATGCCCGCAGCTTTGCGCCGCAGGACGTCGATCCGCTGGACGAGGAACCGGGCGCACCGGCCACGACCCCATCGGCACCCGCTCCCGGGCCGAGTCCCGCTCCCAAGCCCGCTCCCGAGCGGGCATCGAGAGACCCACTGATCGATACCACGCCGTTCGGCGTGGAAGCGCCATCCGCTCCCGCGACCGAAGCCGCCACCGCCAGCGGTGCCGACAGCGAGGACGCTGCGTTGTTCGGCGTGCTGTGGCCCCTGGGTGAGTCCGTCAAGCTGGACTCGACCATCGATCGCCGCACGCTGCGCACGCAGATCGCTCGCCTGGGCGCGCTCGGCTATGCGCTGGATTTCAGGTCACAGGAATGGCAACGCCCGCCGGAACCCCAGGCGGCGTAG
- a CDS encoding calcium-binding protein: MAVARISRGSDQRCDLAGQERLGTAGSDTIDGLAGADTMTGLAGDDTYMVDNTGDRAVEATNAGTDTVMSSVTFTLGANVENLVLTGTGAINGTGNELNNRLTGNAGANVLTGGAGADYLDGGAGADTLAGGLGNDTYWLARGYGTDTVRENDTTSGNLDIAKFAGDVSSRQLWFRKAGNNLEVSVIGTSDKFVVTDWYRGSQYQLERFEAGDGKALQANQVQSLVQAMATFSPPAAGQTSLPANYQSSLETTLAANWK, translated from the coding sequence ATAGCGGTAGCTCGGATCAGTCGCGGATCCGACCAGCGCTGCGATCTTGCAGGCCAGGAACGGCTGGGCACGGCCGGCAGCGACACGATCGATGGCCTGGCGGGCGCCGACACCATGACCGGTCTGGCGGGCGACGACACCTACATGGTGGACAACACGGGCGACCGGGCCGTCGAAGCGACGAATGCCGGGACCGACACGGTGATGTCCAGCGTGACTTTCACGCTGGGGGCCAACGTGGAGAACCTCGTGCTCACCGGCACGGGTGCGATCAACGGCACGGGCAACGAACTGAACAACCGGCTGACGGGCAACGCAGGCGCCAATGTCCTCACGGGGGGCGCGGGAGCCGACTATCTGGATGGCGGCGCCGGCGCCGACACGTTGGCGGGAGGCTTGGGCAACGACACCTATTGGCTCGCTCGCGGGTATGGCACGGACACGGTGCGGGAGAACGACACCACCAGCGGCAACCTCGATATCGCCAAGTTCGCGGGCGATGTGTCATCGCGGCAGCTCTGGTTCCGCAAGGCGGGCAACAACCTGGAAGTGAGCGTCATCGGCACGAGCGACAAGTTCGTGGTGACGGACTGGTACCGGGGTTCGCAGTACCAACTGGAGCGCTTCGAAGCCGGAGACGGCAAGGCGCTGCAGGCCAACCAGGTGCAGAGCCTCGTGCAAGCCATGGCCACGTTCTCGCCGCCAGCGGCGGGCCAGACCAGTCTGCCAGCGAACTACCAGAGCAGCCTGGAGACCACGTTGGCGGCGAACTGGAAGTGA
- a CDS encoding DUF2628 domain-containing protein — MNDTAQDYSQYSPTWRFRFDFYDRYGEPKSSTFKTAMRSSALSFGQKVKLNMNFYAFFFGFIYYFILGMWRKALVLIGVSFTVGIICSFLPEYVLRSFGLAYSLLVGMTANYAYYLHKIKGSTSWNPLEGVRW, encoded by the coding sequence ATGAATGACACAGCGCAGGACTATTCGCAGTACAGCCCCACATGGCGGTTCCGGTTCGATTTCTACGACCGCTACGGCGAGCCCAAATCCTCCACATTCAAAACCGCCATGCGCTCCAGCGCGTTGTCGTTCGGCCAGAAGGTCAAGCTCAACATGAACTTCTACGCCTTCTTCTTCGGCTTCATCTACTACTTCATCCTCGGAATGTGGCGCAAGGCGCTGGTCTTGATCGGCGTGTCGTTCACGGTCGGCATCATCTGCTCCTTCCTGCCGGAATACGTGCTGCGCTCGTTCGGTCTGGCGTATTCGCTGCTGGTGGGCATGACCGCCAACTACGCCTACTACCTCCACAAGATCAAGGGCAGCACCAGCTGGAATCCGCTGGAAGGCGTGCGCTGGTAG
- a CDS encoding FecR family protein, protein MDSRQIEHAAAQWLARRESESWNASDQVQLDAWLAQSTAHRVAFLRLEAAWRETGRLGAIAAGLPKGGPPARGRFTGRALAAAAHGESARAQAIPHAVQHQRRWKLSLAVALAGGMTIAGALFLDHAPPVQRQQAHAYQSIPGALRSLSLADGSRSTLGSDTRISVELDHSERHIVLQRGEAFFEVAKDRHRPFVVQVGGRRVVAVGTQFSVRRDADELRVVVTEGTVRLDTEPKDGKAQPPVLIAAGGIAVAGPHGVLVRSSTIAEAEQQVDWRSGYLSFTDAPLRDAVAEFNRFNTRPLVLADAQLGSLRIGGRFSWRNTEGFARLLEHSYPIHAESRAGQVILHAR, encoded by the coding sequence ATGGACAGCAGGCAGATTGAGCACGCCGCCGCGCAGTGGCTGGCGCGGCGCGAGAGCGAGTCGTGGAATGCGAGCGACCAGGTGCAACTCGACGCCTGGCTGGCGCAGTCCACGGCGCACCGCGTTGCCTTCCTGCGCCTGGAGGCGGCTTGGCGGGAGACCGGGCGCCTGGGCGCGATCGCCGCCGGCCTTCCGAAAGGCGGTCCACCCGCGCGTGGCCGTTTCACCGGCCGCGCCCTCGCCGCCGCAGCCCATGGCGAGTCGGCGCGCGCTCAGGCCATTCCCCATGCCGTCCAGCACCAACGCCGCTGGAAGCTCTCGCTCGCCGTCGCACTGGCCGGCGGTATGACCATTGCCGGCGCACTGTTCCTGGACCACGCCCCACCCGTACAACGGCAGCAAGCGCATGCCTACCAGAGCATCCCGGGTGCGCTGCGATCGCTGTCCCTGGCCGACGGCTCGCGCTCCACCCTTGGCAGCGACACGCGCATCAGTGTCGAGCTGGACCACAGTGAACGACACATCGTGCTGCAGCGGGGAGAGGCGTTCTTCGAGGTCGCCAAGGACCGCCACCGCCCATTCGTCGTGCAGGTAGGCGGGCGCCGCGTCGTGGCCGTGGGCACGCAGTTCTCCGTACGCCGCGATGCCGACGAACTGCGCGTGGTCGTCACCGAGGGCACGGTGCGCCTGGATACCGAGCCGAAGGATGGGAAGGCCCAGCCTCCGGTGCTGATCGCCGCGGGCGGTATCGCCGTGGCCGGACCCCATGGCGTCCTGGTGCGCAGCAGCACCATCGCGGAGGCGGAGCAGCAGGTGGACTGGCGATCGGGCTACCTCAGCTTCACCGACGCACCGCTGCGCGATGCGGTGGCCGAGTTCAACCGGTTCAACACGCGGCCCCTGGTGCTGGCCGATGCACAGCTGGGATCGCTGCGCATCGGCGGGCGTTTCAGCTGGCGCAATACCGAGGGGTTCGCGCGCCTGCTGGAGCACAGCTATCCGATACACGCCGAATCCCGCGCCGGACAGGTCATCCTCCACGCCCGCTGA
- a CDS encoding RNA polymerase sigma factor, with the protein MSSAVDEWFVQHILIHETALVAYLRRCWPNPDDVHDLRQEVYARVYESASRKFPDIPRAFLFSTANHLITDRIRRSRVVSIEAVGDPDSLLVLVDECTPERWMGGRQLLARLTHAFDRLPDRCREVVWLRRVQELSQKEVAVHLGISEKTVEKHMAKGIRLLADYFHGSAAPPLATPATALKSTRDGQQAD; encoded by the coding sequence ATGTCCAGCGCCGTCGACGAATGGTTTGTCCAGCACATCCTCATCCACGAGACCGCCCTGGTCGCCTATCTGAGGCGATGCTGGCCCAACCCCGATGACGTGCACGATCTTCGCCAGGAGGTCTATGCGCGCGTCTACGAGTCGGCGAGCCGCAAGTTCCCCGACATCCCCCGTGCATTCCTCTTCAGCACCGCGAATCATCTGATCACCGACCGCATTCGGCGCAGCAGGGTGGTTTCCATCGAGGCGGTGGGTGATCCGGATTCCCTGCTCGTCTTAGTAGATGAGTGCACCCCGGAACGCTGGATGGGAGGGCGCCAGTTGCTCGCCCGCCTGACCCATGCCTTCGATCGGTTGCCGGACCGCTGCCGCGAAGTGGTGTGGCTGCGCCGCGTGCAGGAACTGTCGCAGAAGGAGGTCGCCGTGCATCTGGGTATCAGCGAAAAAACCGTCGAGAAACACATGGCCAAGGGCATTCGCCTGCTAGCCGATTATTTCCATGGCTCGGCGGCTCCACCGCTTGCGACGCCTGCCACGGCACTCAAGTCGACGCGCGATGGACAGCAGGCAGATTGA
- a CDS encoding helicase-related protein — MSFEIDTAADNAPVQGDLLGAEPSSLELSLTEFVAEFGDELLESLNRANPPVYSGRPRAHRQHIVASLKRTLFPAQAEVVHAAAELLIDRGERAAIINGEMGCGKTTVGIATAAVLHAEGYRRTLVLSPPHLVYKWRREILETVAGARVWVLNGPDTLVKLIKLREQLGERPTGQEFFVLGRVRMRMGFHWKPVCAVRRTRRGDVATCPDCGHVVTDFDDEPVHPATLDEDEHRRKCGHCAAPLWTLMRPESLSGSAQSSAVAKALQRIPTIGKATAQKLMRKFGDGFLASMLGDNIHEFINLMDANGELVFSDRQAARMERAMANMEFGFGEGGYQPTEFIKRYLPQGTFDLLIPDEAHEYKNGGSAQGQAMGVLAAKCRKALLLTGTLMGGYGDDLFYLLFRALPGRMIEDGYRPAKNGSMTSAAMAFMRDHGVLKDIYSESAGMAHKTARGSKTSVRTVKAPGFGPKGVLRCVLPFTIFLKLRDLGSDVLPQYDEEFREVPMAPAQASAYSALSIALTNALRQALAHRDTTLLGVVLNVLLAWPDTCFRAENVVHPRTRDTLAFVAPQFNEAEVMPKERELIDICRQEKAQGRKTLVYTVYTGTRDTTSRLKRLLEAAGFKVAVLRANVDASRREDWIAEQLDRGIDVLITNPELVKTGLDLLEFATIVFMQSGYNVYSLQQAARRSWRIGQTQCIKVIYLGYAASSQMSCLKLMAQKIMVAQSTSGDIPESGLDVLNQDGDSVEVALARQLVH, encoded by the coding sequence ATGTCCTTCGAAATCGACACCGCCGCGGACAACGCACCCGTGCAGGGCGACCTGCTCGGCGCGGAGCCTTCTTCCCTGGAGCTGAGCCTCACGGAGTTCGTCGCCGAGTTCGGCGACGAACTGCTGGAGTCCCTCAACCGCGCCAACCCACCGGTCTACAGCGGCCGACCCAGGGCCCATCGCCAGCACATCGTCGCCAGCCTCAAGCGCACGCTGTTCCCCGCGCAGGCCGAGGTGGTCCACGCCGCCGCCGAACTGCTGATCGATCGCGGCGAGCGTGCCGCGATCATCAATGGCGAAATGGGCTGCGGCAAGACGACCGTGGGCATCGCCACGGCCGCCGTGCTGCACGCCGAAGGCTACCGCCGCACGCTTGTGCTGTCGCCGCCGCACTTGGTCTACAAATGGCGGCGCGAAATCCTCGAAACCGTCGCCGGTGCCAGGGTCTGGGTGCTCAACGGTCCGGACACCCTGGTGAAACTCATCAAGCTGCGCGAGCAGTTGGGCGAACGTCCCACCGGCCAGGAGTTCTTCGTCCTCGGCCGCGTGCGAATGCGGATGGGCTTTCACTGGAAGCCGGTCTGCGCGGTCCGGCGCACACGCCGCGGCGACGTGGCCACGTGTCCCGACTGCGGCCATGTCGTCACCGACTTCGACGACGAGCCGGTGCATCCGGCCACGCTGGACGAGGACGAGCACCGCAGGAAGTGCGGCCATTGCGCCGCGCCCCTGTGGACGCTCATGCGGCCTGAGAGTCTGTCCGGCAGCGCCCAATCCTCGGCCGTCGCCAAGGCGCTCCAGCGCATTCCCACGATTGGCAAAGCCACCGCGCAGAAGCTGATGCGAAAGTTCGGCGACGGCTTCCTGGCCTCGATGCTCGGCGACAACATCCACGAGTTCATCAACCTGATGGACGCCAATGGCGAACTGGTGTTCTCCGACCGCCAGGCTGCGCGCATGGAGCGCGCCATGGCCAACATGGAGTTCGGTTTCGGCGAGGGCGGCTACCAGCCCACGGAGTTCATCAAACGCTACCTGCCGCAAGGCACGTTTGACCTGCTGATACCGGACGAAGCGCACGAGTACAAGAACGGGGGCAGTGCCCAGGGCCAGGCGATGGGTGTGCTGGCCGCGAAGTGCCGCAAGGCACTGTTGCTCACCGGCACGCTGATGGGTGGATACGGCGACGACCTTTTCTATCTGCTGTTCCGCGCCCTGCCCGGGCGGATGATCGAAGACGGCTACCGGCCGGCAAAGAATGGCTCGATGACCTCGGCTGCGATGGCGTTCATGCGTGACCACGGGGTGCTCAAGGACATCTATTCCGAGAGCGCCGGCATGGCGCACAAGACCGCCAGGGGCAGCAAGACCAGTGTCCGAACGGTCAAGGCACCGGGCTTCGGTCCCAAGGGCGTACTGCGGTGCGTGCTGCCGTTCACGATCTTCCTCAAGCTGCGAGACCTCGGGAGCGACGTACTGCCCCAGTACGACGAGGAGTTCCGCGAAGTTCCGATGGCGCCCGCGCAGGCCAGCGCCTACAGCGCGCTGTCGATAGCGCTCACCAACGCGTTGCGCCAGGCCCTGGCCCATCGCGACACGACGCTGCTCGGTGTGGTCCTCAACGTGCTGCTGGCCTGGCCGGACACGTGCTTCCGCGCGGAGAACGTCGTGCATCCCCGCACACGCGACACGCTGGCGTTCGTGGCGCCCCAGTTCAACGAGGCGGAGGTGATGCCCAAGGAGCGGGAGCTGATCGACATCTGCCGGCAGGAGAAGGCGCAGGGCCGCAAGACGCTGGTCTACACGGTGTACACCGGAACGCGGGACACGACCTCGCGGCTCAAGCGGCTGCTCGAAGCCGCGGGCTTCAAGGTGGCTGTGCTCCGTGCGAACGTGGACGCGAGCCGCCGCGAGGACTGGATCGCCGAGCAGTTGGACCGCGGCATCGATGTGCTCATCACGAACCCGGAGCTGGTCAAGACCGGGCTGGATCTGCTGGAGTTTGCAACGATCGTTTTCATGCAATCCGGCTACAACGTGTACTCGTTGCAACAGGCGGCACGGCGTTCTTGGCGCATCGGCCAGACGCAATGCATCAAGGTGATCTATCTCGGCTACGCCGCTTCGTCGCAAATGAGTTGCCTGAAGCTGATGGCCCAGAAGATCATGGTGGCGCAGAGCACGTCCGGCGACATTCCCGAGAGCGGGCTCGACGTGCTGAACCAGGATGGTGATTCCGTGGAAGTGGCTCTGGCACGGCAGCTGGTGCATTGA
- the mobH gene encoding MobH family relaxase → MFRPFQLFQRSQRAGRQAPTAATTTRSPETGTGRGSAPGWRTPLSASELLAPVRRQQLIEHIWQRTSLSRAQFDALYLAPIRRYAEMVQLFPASESHHHAHPGGMLDHGLEIVAYALKLRQSHLLPAGATPESQAAQAEAWTAGVAYAALLHDIGKIAVDIDVEQEDGSAWRAWHGVLRQPYRFRYRSGREYRLHGAAGGLLYARVLDTRILDWLSGFPDLWSPLLFVLAGQNEHAGVLGELVVQADQASVAQSLGGDPAKALAAPRHALQRKLLDGLRYLLREQLQLNQPQASDGWLTQDALWLVSKTVSDKLRAHLLGQGMDGIPSSNTAVFDVLQDHGIALPAPDGKAIWRACVASESGWSNTFTFLRLSPALIWDAAERPAPFVGTVRVLQDAESAPPSPATPPPDSDQRAMRAERTEADATPTPSARQDGVDALLSLLQPDWPASPSAHHADNAPAEVPAPRKPPRETVQEEAATATRPRSGAPSGQDFIAWLRQGLQQRRLILNDAKALVHTVADTAYLVSPGVFQRYAQEHPAVRALAKGEDLAEWQWVQRQFERLRLHRKQDNGLNIWTCEVAGPRKTRRLHGYLLRDPLSALSEPPANNPFLHLKDTSASAQAPTDAARMDAPDAP, encoded by the coding sequence ATGTTCCGGCCATTCCAGCTCTTCCAGCGCTCTCAGCGCGCGGGCAGGCAAGCGCCCACAGCCGCCACGACGACCCGCTCCCCGGAGACGGGGACGGGCCGTGGCTCCGCGCCGGGCTGGAGGACGCCGCTCTCGGCCTCCGAGTTGTTGGCGCCCGTGCGCCGGCAGCAGCTCATCGAGCACATCTGGCAGCGCACCTCGCTGTCGCGGGCGCAGTTCGATGCCCTCTACCTCGCCCCGATCCGGCGCTACGCCGAAATGGTGCAATTGTTTCCTGCGTCCGAGAGCCACCACCACGCACACCCCGGCGGCATGCTCGACCACGGCCTGGAGATCGTCGCCTACGCGCTCAAGCTGCGGCAGTCACACCTGTTGCCGGCGGGTGCGACACCCGAATCGCAGGCCGCGCAGGCGGAGGCATGGACAGCGGGGGTGGCCTACGCGGCGCTCCTGCACGACATCGGCAAGATCGCCGTCGACATCGACGTGGAGCAGGAGGACGGCAGCGCCTGGCGCGCATGGCACGGGGTGCTGCGGCAGCCCTATCGCTTCCGCTACCGCTCCGGGCGCGAGTACCGGCTGCACGGCGCCGCGGGCGGCCTGCTGTATGCGCGGGTGCTGGACACGCGGATCCTGGATTGGTTGAGCGGCTTTCCCGACCTGTGGTCTCCGCTGCTCTTCGTGCTTGCGGGACAGAACGAACACGCGGGCGTGCTCGGCGAGCTGGTCGTCCAGGCGGACCAGGCCTCGGTGGCGCAATCGCTGGGCGGCGACCCCGCCAAGGCCCTGGCCGCGCCGCGCCACGCGCTACAACGAAAACTGCTGGACGGCCTGCGCTACCTGCTGCGCGAACAGCTGCAGCTCAACCAGCCCCAGGCTTCGGACGGATGGCTGACCCAGGATGCGCTGTGGCTCGTGAGCAAGACGGTCTCGGACAAGCTCAGGGCGCACCTGCTCGGCCAAGGCATGGACGGCATTCCGTCCAGCAATACGGCGGTGTTCGATGTGCTGCAGGACCATGGCATCGCCCTGCCCGCGCCGGACGGCAAGGCCATCTGGCGGGCCTGTGTGGCGAGCGAAAGCGGATGGTCAAACACCTTCACCTTCCTGCGCCTGTCGCCCGCGCTGATCTGGGATGCGGCAGAGCGTCCCGCACCGTTCGTGGGAACCGTGCGGGTGCTGCAGGACGCGGAGTCGGCTCCGCCATCACCGGCCACCCCGCCCCCCGACAGCGACCAGCGCGCCATGCGGGCCGAGCGCACCGAGGCCGATGCCACGCCAACGCCGTCTGCGCGACAGGATGGTGTCGACGCGCTGCTCTCATTGCTGCAGCCGGATTGGCCCGCTTCACCCTCGGCACACCACGCCGACAACGCGCCTGCGGAAGTACCTGCGCCGCGGAAGCCGCCCCGCGAAACCGTGCAGGAGGAGGCCGCGACCGCGACGCGTCCGCGCTCCGGCGCTCCGTCCGGGCAGGACTTCATCGCATGGCTCAGGCAGGGCCTGCAACAGCGCCGCCTCATCCTCAACGACGCGAAGGCACTGGTGCATACGGTGGCCGATACCGCTTATCTCGTGAGCCCGGGCGTGTTCCAGCGCTACGCGCAGGAGCACCCGGCGGTCAGGGCACTGGCGAAAGGCGAAGACCTTGCCGAGTGGCAATGGGTGCAGCGGCAATTCGAGCGGCTGCGCCTGCACCGCAAGCAGGACAACGGACTGAACATCTGGACCTGCGAGGTGGCGGGCCCCCGAAAGACCCGCCGCCTCCATGGCTATCTGTTGCGCGATCCGCTCTCGGCGCTGTCGGAACCACCGGCCAACAATCCGTTTCTCCATTTGAAGGACACGTCGGCAAGCGCCCAGGCACCAACGGATGCCGCCCGCATGGATGCGCCCGACGCCCCCTAG
- a CDS encoding TonB-dependent receptor has translation MPLRACPRWFGLICGALALQAVAATATIDIPPGPLDTALDALSRQAGLQLLYQPQQIQGLSSRGAHGASSADQALEQLLQGTGLVAHRDVSGAVLLQPAPPKAANGMQPPQAANSLPPAPVALEPVQVTGSRIARAQVEGSAPLAVITAEQIRAGAFATVPDVLRAMTQTIGQTQSEQSFGSADYSPGSQQVNLRGLGPNHTLVLVNGRRIADFPMPFQGRSNFADVSSLPLGLVDRIEILTGSGSAVYGSDAIAGVVNILLKQRADGTTVDARVGQTERGDAQSSELAITSGYSHGAFDGVFGLQAVSQQPLWAYERSRQDSTRDAPAERAAAPRRTFLRTDASGTYLDPGEAACAPLAQLNGGSTGYSARAGQGALDPATGQRGPGHYCGSSTSIGYGTVLNRRRGVNAHASMRYPFGDSLQWFADVQLGVHAVSLLRDVPGWSYMAADGNEQGEFDNRATGQVEYWSRQFTPEEMGGLGSNLIETRQKTLGITTGFKGAFREAWSYETSLSHAQYRARIGWPRIVAARANALFLGQPSGTDPDSGHAVFDADPARLYTPLRRAEYDAIAARTDYAPRSRTDTLSATLTNAQWWSLPGGQAAVSMTAEVGGQSYDLRPDHLATQYYYYSWRDADGSGDRDRWAIASEVRLPVAERVNLGMAARFDQYRYAGRRTGRFTWNTGWEWRPRDDLLLRGSYGPGFRAPDLHYLFAGEGNDEATGVDYYRCATQDGQASIAACRFNDEALVRRRRGNPALRPEMSTAWTAGVVWSPLQGLDVSADYYAIDMRDQVQDLRVDRVLRDEADCRLGQRDADSSACREAMGRVERRADGALSAVSVAPINIVRETTSGVDVALNYEAQTRWGAFDFLLNYTWVHRHRFQRDDGAALESAFAVNSGYDAPRTKANATLRWSRNAWSASLQGQRVGRLPSADSYLEIHAPGSGTRPWIAATYRFNGTLQYRVTDRAQVSLAVTNLFDAMPPVDRSATIYPYYDASWFDTAGRRFALQYTQKFGGAPGH, from the coding sequence ATGCCGCTGCGTGCGTGCCCGCGATGGTTTGGCTTGATCTGCGGTGCGCTCGCCCTGCAGGCCGTCGCGGCGACCGCCACCATCGACATCCCGCCCGGCCCGCTGGACACCGCGCTCGACGCCCTTTCCCGGCAAGCCGGGCTGCAGTTGCTCTACCAGCCGCAGCAGATCCAGGGCCTCTCCAGCCGCGGCGCCCACGGGGCATCGAGTGCCGATCAGGCGCTGGAGCAGTTGCTTCAGGGCACCGGCCTGGTGGCGCACCGCGATGTTTCCGGCGCGGTCCTGCTTCAGCCGGCACCCCCGAAGGCGGCCAATGGCATGCAGCCACCGCAAGCGGCGAACAGCCTTCCGCCCGCACCGGTCGCGCTGGAACCCGTCCAGGTCACCGGCTCGCGCATCGCACGCGCGCAGGTGGAGGGATCGGCGCCGCTGGCGGTCATCACCGCCGAGCAGATCCGGGCCGGCGCCTTTGCCACCGTGCCGGACGTGCTGCGTGCCATGACGCAGACCATCGGCCAGACACAGAGCGAGCAGTCGTTCGGCAGCGCGGACTACAGCCCGGGATCGCAACAGGTCAATCTGCGGGGGCTGGGGCCGAACCACACGCTGGTGCTGGTCAACGGCCGGCGCATCGCCGACTTCCCGATGCCCTTCCAGGGCCGCAGCAACTTCGCCGATGTCTCCAGCCTGCCGCTGGGCCTGGTCGATCGCATCGAGATCCTGACCGGCAGTGGATCGGCGGTCTACGGCTCCGATGCCATTGCCGGCGTCGTCAACATCCTCCTCAAGCAGCGGGCCGACGGCACCACGGTGGACGCGCGCGTGGGACAGACGGAACGGGGCGATGCGCAGTCATCGGAGCTGGCGATCACCAGCGGCTATTCGCACGGCGCCTTCGACGGCGTGTTCGGCCTGCAGGCGGTCTCCCAACAACCGCTCTGGGCCTATGAGCGCAGCCGCCAGGATTCGACCCGCGATGCACCGGCCGAACGCGCCGCCGCACCGCGCCGCACCTTCCTGCGCACCGACGCCAGCGGCACCTACCTGGACCCGGGCGAGGCGGCCTGCGCGCCGCTCGCGCAGCTCAATGGCGGCAGCACCGGCTACAGCGCGCGCGCCGGGCAAGGCGCGCTCGATCCGGCGACGGGCCAGCGCGGCCCCGGCCACTACTGCGGCAGCTCCACATCGATCGGCTACGGCACCGTGCTCAATCGGCGCCGGGGCGTCAACGCCCATGCCTCGATGCGCTACCCGTTTGGCGACTCCCTGCAGTGGTTCGCCGACGTGCAACTGGGCGTGCACGCGGTTTCGCTGCTTCGCGATGTTCCCGGTTGGTCCTACATGGCGGCGGACGGCAACGAGCAAGGCGAGTTCGACAACCGCGCGACCGGGCAGGTCGAATACTGGAGCCGGCAGTTCACCCCCGAGGAAATGGGCGGACTGGGAAGCAACCTGATCGAGACGCGGCAGAAGACCCTGGGAATCACGACGGGCTTCAAAGGCGCGTTCCGCGAGGCATGGTCCTACGAAACGAGCCTGAGCCATGCCCAGTACCGTGCCCGCATCGGTTGGCCACGCATCGTGGCCGCGCGCGCGAATGCGCTGTTCCTCGGCCAGCCGTCCGGCACGGATCCGGACTCGGGCCACGCCGTGTTCGATGCCGATCCCGCACGCCTCTATACGCCCTTGCGCCGCGCCGAGTACGACGCCATCGCCGCCCGCACGGACTACGCGCCGCGCTCGCGCACCGACACCCTGTCGGCCACGCTGACCAATGCGCAGTGGTGGAGCTTGCCCGGCGGACAGGCGGCCGTGTCGATGACCGCCGAAGTCGGCGGACAGTCCTACGACCTGCGCCCCGACCACCTGGCGACGCAGTATTACTACTACAGCTGGCGCGATGCCGATGGCAGCGGGGACCGCGATCGCTGGGCGATCGCCAGCGAGGTGCGCCTGCCCGTGGCCGAACGGGTGAACCTCGGCATGGCCGCGCGCTTCGACCAGTACCGCTACGCCGGGCGGCGCACCGGACGATTCACCTGGAACACGGGATGGGAATGGCGGCCGCGCGATGACCTGCTGTTGCGGGGATCCTATGGGCCGGGCTTCCGCGCCCCGGACCTGCATTACCTCTTTGCCGGCGAAGGCAACGACGAAGCCACGGGCGTGGATTACTACCGCTGCGCCACGCAGGACGGTCAGGCGAGCATCGCCGCATGCCGCTTCAACGACGAGGCACTGGTGCGCCGCCGTCGCGGCAACCCGGCTCTCCGGCCAGAAATGAGCACCGCCTGGACCGCCGGTGTGGTGTGGTCCCCGCTGCAGGGCCTGGACGTGTCGGCGGACTATTACGCGATCGACATGCGCGACCAAGTGCAGGATCTGCGCGTGGACCGCGTGCTGCGCGATGAGGCGGACTGTCGGCTGGGACAGCGCGACGCGGATTCCAGCGCCTGCCGAGAGGCGATGGGCCGCGTCGAACGCAGGGCGGACGGCGCGTTGTCCGCCGTTTCGGTGGCACCCATCAACATCGTGCGCGAGACTACCAGCGGCGTGGACGTGGCCCTTAATTACGAGGCGCAGACACGCTGGGGGGCGTTCGACTTCCTCCTCAATTACACCTGGGTGCATCGACATCGCTTCCAGCGCGATGACGGCGCCGCGCTCGAAAGCGCGTTCGCGGTCAACAGCGGCTACGACGCGCCCCGCACGAAAGCCAACGCCACACTCCGCTGGTCGCGCAATGCCTGGTCGGCCAGCCTGCAGGGCCAGCGCGTGGGCCGTCTGCCCAGCGCGGACTCCTACCTGGAAATCCATGCGCCAGGCAGCGGGACCCGTCCGTGGATCGCGGCGACCTACCGCTTCAACGGCACGCTGCAGTATCGCGTGACCGACCGCGCGCAGGTGTCGCTGGCGGTGACCAATCTCTTCGACGCCATGCCGCCGGTGGACCGCAGCGCGACGATCTACCCGTACTACGACGCGTCGTGGTTCGACACGGCCGGGCGGCGGTTCGCCCTCCAGTACACGCAGAAGTTCGGTGGCGCGCCTGGGCACTAG